The Brassica napus cultivar Da-Ae unplaced genomic scaffold, Da-Ae ScsIHWf_220;HRSCAF=384, whole genome shotgun sequence genomic interval ATACATATGTTGATTAGCAGGGTGCAGGTTTAGGGTCATTATCTGACATGGATGATCTTGCCACGACTTTTGCAAAGGTTTGTTAACTCCttttttgcagaaaaaaaaactgctaTGATAGTGATCTTAATATCTTTAACTGCCATGTTATTATATGGTCATatacctcttcttcttcttcttcagctttgAAAACTGTTGTTTTTTTTAGTGATTCTAAATCTACTTATTTTCTTTGTGTAGCTAAATAGAAATGTCACGGGACCCAAACCCCTTGGCGTTATTGGTGACAGAGGATCTGGTTCCTTTTCAAGAGAGAGTGAGTTTAATACTTAAACTTGTTTACTACTGTATACCTTTATTAGGGTTCTTCTTAACCTGAATGTACTTTATCTTTAGGTTCTTCTGCCACCGAGATTGGACTCACGATACAGAGCTCACAAACTGGTTGGACGAGCAAGATCAAGAGGCTAACAGATGGTCCTCGCAGCACAGTCATCTGCTCATTCACAACCTTTATACAGGACATCCTCCTCTTACCCTCAGCAGCCACCACCGTTGCAACACTACAATAGTGAACCGATCATTGTACCAGATCAACTTTCACCTCCTTTCCCCGCCAGGCAGCAGCTCTCAGCAGACTTCACCTGGAAGCCTCCACCgcgctccttctcttcccaccGGTTCTCAGATGAATTTCACCGCACCTTCCCCGCCGTGTCAAACTCTAGATTTCATCTTTCAGGACCCTCACACGGGCCTCACTATGGTGGTAATTTGGCTAGATATGCCTCCTGTGGTCCTACCCTTGGTAACGTTTGTGCAACCTCATTGGGCCACTGATCCTGGTCTTCTCCACGGAGATCATTCTGGTTTATTACATAGTCTGCGGCGCAACAACAACGTACCCTCCTGAAATCGAATGATCTTATGTCGCAACTATGATGGCTCTCCAGCAGAGGCAATCGTATGCTCAGCTTGCAGCGCTACACGTCAGCTGTACAGGTCTTATCCATCACCATCACGTAAAGTCTCTTTTGGGGGTGGTGAAGTTAGGGAACAACACAAGCATAAGTCTTCTCATAGGAGTCGAAAGAACAAAGGCATATCTCAACAGGCATCAGACGCAGCTAGTCAGAAAAGCGAGAGTGGATTGCAGTTTAGATCAAAGTACATGACTTCAGAGAAAAGAGAGTATACTCAAGATGCAGCACTCTAATTCACACAGCAACGATCCTTATGTCAATGATTATTACCACCAAGCTCGCCTTGCCAGAAGTCTTCTGGATCTAGAGCAATCACTCACTTCTACCCTTCTCAGTTGaagaccaccaccaccaaccTAAGTCCCGTAATAATAGTTCTGACAGCATCAACAACAAGTCATGTAGATGCTCTTGGGAAGATCACGCTTCCTTACATTCGCAGGCCACGTGCCTTGCTTGAGGTTGACTCTTCTTCTCCTGGTCTTAATGATCAAAAGGGCTCAGGGAAACATTTGGAGCAGGAACCACTTGTGGCAGCTAGGGTTACAATTGAAGATGCTCTTGGAGTTCTCATCGTATAGTTGACATTGACAGGACTCTCCATCCACAAGGCCACAGGACGGAGGTGCTCAGGTCAAGCGAAACGCCAGATCCTCCTAGAAGGATTAGCGACAGCACTTCAGCTTGCTGATCCCTTCAGCAAAACCGGCAGAAGTCAGGGCTGACTGCTAAGGATGATGTTGTCTTTCTACGTATAGCTACTCTTCCAAAGGGTCGAAAATGCTTACAAAGTACATACAGCTTCTAGTTCCAGGCACTGAGATTACTCGAGCTGTCTGTATGGCTATATTCCGCCACTTGAGGTTTCTCTTCGGCGGCTTGCCTTCGGATACTCTAGCAGCAGAGACGATTGCTAATCTTGCCAAGACAGTCACGGTCTGTGTTCAAGCTATGGACCTCCGAGCGCTGAGTGCTTGCCTTGCAGCTGTGGTTTGTTCTTCGGAGCAGCCACCTCTGCGTCCTATTGGAAGCTCTTCAGGCGATGGTGCTTCAGTTGTGTTGATAGCTCTTCTCGAGAGAGCTGCTGAAGTAGTGGTGGTTCCTCGAGCCGTCCATGGGAGCTCTAATGATGGTCTATGGAGAGCCTCGTTTAATGAGTTCTTCAACCTTCTTACGAAATACTGCAGGAGCAAGTATGAGACGATCCGTAGCCAGAACCAAGGGAGTGCAGCGGATGTTTTGGAGCTGGCGATAAAGAGAGAAATGCCCGCTGAGCTTTTACGTGCGAGCCTCCGTCATACCAATGACGACCAGAGGAACTATTTGTTAAACTTTGGTCGTAAACCGTCGGCCGTTAGTGAGTCTGCGTCGCATGCAAGGGGTGGTCAGATCAACTCTGAATCTGTGATGGTTGatcaaaaggagagagagagagagaagtgtgAAACAGTGAAGGGATGTGTGTGGTGGACTCAGGAGCCAAACTTGTAAGTAACTTGGTGGAGGTGTAGGAATCTTTTTTCACAAGGGTTCCAGGTGGTGACAAGTGCTTTTAAATTctgatctctcttttttttttttaacttgaacTCTTTTTTATTGTGTTATTATATGGTGGACAAATGCAAACTCTGCTTGGTTTGTGTATTAATGATGATGGGAAAGAATGTGAAACATGGAGTAGGGAGCTATATGTTGTTGCTCTCTTTATGTTGAAAACTCCATATTGTTAGGGGAATGATATTAGTACTTGTGTGTAGAATGATGATGAACCCCTTTATCCCGGTGAGATTGGAGCTAGAGCAGGATTAGGCTAGCCATCTCTTGGATTTAACAGGTTTTAGGTTGTGGAAGCAGCTCTGGGAAAAGGAGTTAGAAGTTTGTTTTTCTGACATGTTTCCCATAAAGTCCTCTTTTGAAAACTCTTGGAtccatctctttcttttctcttacTTAATATTGTTGCCTCTCTCGCTTGGTTGTTACAAATTTCGTTTTATGTGCTCctctcttacttttttttttgtgatgggAGTTGAGTGTACACTTTATATAGAGCTGGTTtagtatttttctttctttggtttTACCAAGTATTGTTTGGCATATACAGAATCTTGAAAGTACCTATCTTATTAGAAATGACTTTCTCGTTTCTTATACTGATACAATACGACAAAGTTTCTGTAATGGTGAATGACTAAGCGCAGATGGTGAACGACGTGTAATCTGCAAGTTCACTATGCTAGTTATATACTCTGTTAGTGCTACTCGCTGGTGTATCCGCCTAGCTTCATTTTTCGCATTCTCTcattaataatatttgtttgcTAAAAGTGTGCATTTTCGTATTTTGCTAAATGATATGCTATTATAGATACAAGCGATCCAAATGATCCGAGTTTTATACAAATGAAACATCTTGATTTAAAAAcaagattgaaaaaaaaactcgaaGTTCATCGTTGAGTATACggaaaaatgacaaaaataagaGGGTTTTAGAAATGATGGGAAGAGGAGGAAGACGTGGAGCTGCAAGTGTAACTGTAAGGTGTAGCAACATATttgcttctcttctttctcttctccaaAAACCTCTCCACTGATCTCTTCACCGAAAACACTAACGGCGATTCTAGTCTAACCGGTGCTAACTCTAACGCCGTTATGTCACGCTCCTTGCTCGCCATCTCTATTACCGCCCTTATCTTCGTATGTTCATCAATGTATTTatcaaaatcattaataaaaaaaaatgaataaatcgACAACATATGTACAAGAGCAGATAGAGAGGCTACCTGGATCTCTACGAGATCGTATTCTCGTACTCTCCCACTATAGAATGCATTGATCTCCTTAGTTCTCGTGGCTAAAGATTGACTAACCCTGTATATAGCAAACGAGTTAAAGAGAGGTTTAAATGGAGGCAATATATATAATGAAGTTGGAACTGAACAAGAAAAACTCACTTGGAATCTCGGCGACAAGATTGAAGTGAAGAAGTCACTGAAGATAGGCAGAGATCTAAGCTGCAATTCTCCATATGATCCTCTCTGCGTAAAGATTCTTCTTGCTTTGGTCAGTTGATGGAAGTCAAGTTATAGAAATACTTGCATATAAAGTCTGAATAAGAACGTGctataaacttttattttttttaagggaaaaaaaacaaatatctgcAAATCTGGTCACGTGCTTCATGTTTTCAACACGAAGGAAAAGGTATTTTAAAGGAAAAGTAGGCGGAACCGGTAAGAATGCATATATCAATCAAAGTGTCTGAGGAAGTATCTTGAGTTACGTACAGGTAATAATAACATTGTAATCTATATGTTTAGGATTGATTCGATCAGTTTTATAAGAATACGTTTAGGACTGTCATATCGCTTGATTCGAGTGGAATGCTTCCCGATTAACGTCAGAATAGTCAAACCATGTAAATGTATTATTGAACTATCATGTAAACTATATGTACCTAAATTCAAGTCCAAACTTTCTATAGGTGTAAATTTTGTTCTAAGAAGAcgagaattaaaaaaaaaaagttttagaacATTCACAAGTTTTATCTATCATTTACAGGTTTTCATCTGACCAAAGACTTAAGGACCAAAGCGAGTCTCTCTGATCTTGTATTCGGTTTGTGCTCAAATCGTCTTCGGGGGACTCTGAGCAGAGTTCGTTCTTTTGAAGCGTCGTCGGGAGTAGGTGCggatcaaaaaaaatttctaatgtgtggcacaataaataaaattaaattattaaataattaacggaactgaagttttttttttttacaaaaatttacaCTAGGGACATGAGTTTTAcatcttatttttaaatgaacCATGTAAACTTGTAtcatcttcatttttattaatgaatatttaccttttagcaacaaaaaaaatgcataCCTTTTAATTGTAATTTGGTCGTTTGTGGTATGTTTTAGTGTTTGTaattaattttacataaatttgtgtatttaatgaattaataatTCTATTTGTTGATCGTCAGGTTTGTATGTATTACTATTAATAACTCCATTTACATAATTCTGTGTATTAATATTGTGTGCtacaaattatttattatttgttgttATAAGGTTTAGTTGTTCAATATATACATGTTCAAAGTATATTCAACTATAACTATATGAGTTagcatagtatatatatatatatatatatatatatatgtatatatgcaaATGCATAACACATACTGATATACGTTAATGTTGCATCAGTGTTGtgttttatcaaattaaaataattctTTTGAACTATCAGTATATAAACTGTTTCAAAGAATATCAAGGCAAAATTAAGAGCTTGACTTTTATGTTTGGAGAAATATTGGCCACATGCAGTGTTTGTACcatgtggagtttggagaagtTTGGTTTAATACACTTCCCACAAATAGAAAGTCGATTCCTAAAAGAGGCTGGTGATCAGTTCCTTTCtcggtgttaaaaaaaaaagaagaagatcagttcctttctttttatttttcttttgttgtatcACTTTATTGCATTACAGAAAGCATTTCTTTTTTTCGCtcacttatttattttgataactgaaaattgtataatttatgtTAATTAATGGACTCAGTTTACCATATCTCACTAGCTAGTTTACCAGTACCACTCAAAAATCTATAACATAATTCATCTATATGTAGTTCATAGTTCACACATCAAACACGAGCTGGTTTAATCGAAAtgactaaaaaaataaatgaaaactaatTTAAGAGAAAATGTGTCATAACTGAATGCAAGTGAGGATTGAAGTGGGAAAAGCAAGACTAAAGTTAAAGTAGGTATAGAGAAGTTGACATTAGTGGATGAATTAACACACGTGAAGCATGCATTTTGCAAGTTTTGCAAACTGTTCACGTTTCACAAGTCACGTGAtctcatttttcttttattttattttttaattaagaataagaacacaagaacatgaTTATTAAGTTGAGAAGTGGACGCATGGGAAATTAATGTGACTTTGATCGAAATATGTAAGTGAAAAGATGTGGCCAGTGTTTTGATGTTTATCTACTTTTACGACACAGACCATTTGACCCGCGACATTATGGCATGACCTTTATGAGGAAGTACACAACACTAATTATTTACTCtctctattttttaatattacatattctaaaaaaaaaattgttttaaaaagatttattttttacattttcaagacatgttttattaactaattgcaaatttcaaaaaacttaattgtatttactgaatttttattggcttaaaattatagaacaaagataaacacaaaaaattatacaaatttaatgtgttttattaaaatgtgtgaaaaatctagaatatgtgACATTAAGAAACATAGGGAGTATTAAGAGAAGATGATTAATCTAAGAGATACATTTCCGAAAGGTTTATTCAACCCAAAAATTAACTAGAGGGCTGTAATTAGCAAGAGTTTATCTGTATATATTATCAGTGTGCTTACTCTCAGCTACATTTATTAACATATAATCtttatggattttttttaaactggctttcataattaaacatttacaaaataGTTACAGAGGTGaataaaggaaataaaataCAAAGCTTGCAGGAGATAAATTAAAACACAAGAAACAGAAAAAGATGGGAGAGGTCAGAGAGGAAAAATATCACTCTGGAAAGTAGGAATCAGAAGAAGGAAATTTAGGTTGAAGACCAACGACTTGCCAATTGCACCAATTGTCAAACCACAGTTCTTCAAAGCTGTTGATTTTATCTTTTGCAAGCTTTATAGACTTGAGTATACTTTTTTAATGTCTATAGAGATGAACCAGTGCAATTAAAGTAATCCCACCAAATACCAATCTACTAACAGTGAGTTGGTTTAATGGATAAATTTCCTTAGttatcaaaaatgtaaaagctttcttttctaaaaaaagAGTTAAAACATATGGTTTAGATCTTGTTTTTAAAGATGTTCATGCACATAACTTCCTAACTGATTCCATCAATCTATTTGTTTTGGGGATGAACCAATGCAACTAGAGCAATACCACCAATGTATATGTTTTGTTGTCTGGAAGTCATGTAAAACGTGAAGTTGCTTTGTATAACAAAGCATCCTTTTGGGTGTTAGTTTATGGCGGGGAGTTTATGTTTGGGCTTATGGGTCCCAAACTCCCAATCTCTCAAATCAAATGACGTTATTAACTCGGCCCaatcaattttgtttttggtttttttctttcttgtcagTCTCTAACTCTTaaggctgggcaaataaaccgaatctaaaaatccgaaccgaatccgatccgttaaaaatgaatccgaaccgatccgaacccgacgtaaataccgaatgaatcttgttttgtggtatttcgggttatgggtattattcgaaccgaacccgaatctaaatagatatccgatagaacccgaaacattcaaaacctcgaaaagatcttgtaccaaacatgatctcaattcctaatatttATCCAAAATACTCTAAGAAATATTGAAAATCTAAAACACTTATTTATTACATGAAGATTGGGtggttctattacatgaaggttgatggttgaaaATGACCGTTAATCTTGAagtatttagatttagattttgttttcgttaaacaatgtttctcattacatgagaacttggttttcgttttaggcttttatttattttgttttctttttatcagtaatatgtttatttttcgtttgattttgaatgatcacggttgatgttccttatttttgaatcgattttacttaagttttggttacaaataggtacaaatcagatattttaaaactgaagaaccgattttactcatgttttggttataaaataagtaaaaatcaggtacttttaaaccgaaaaatcgaTTGAGACCCGAACCCAAAAATATATTGGGTTGTACcagttctttgaagatttactaaacccgacccgaacccgaaccgaattttcatataatccgaatggggctgattttgataaacccgaaaactcaaaacccgattggataaaaccgaaagCCGATTGGGACCCAGATGCCCAGGCCTACTAACTCTCATCAACAACCAAAACCCCCATGTGGGAAATCGCACATCATGATTAATGTTAGCAGATGATTGTCTTTATACTTGCTTTATAGTGTTGCTTGAAGCTGGTCCACTTTCCATCACTTGCACATACATGTGATGGCATATTTTTTTCACAGTCGTTGGCGATAATGAGCAACAACAGTCGATTAAATTATATTCAGTTTTAAGAATGTATCGTAACCTATtacaaaacaaacaataatGTTATCTTTATATACAACAAGACTTATTCTTAGGtccaccccctagggtgaacctctaggttcaccaaacaatatgattgttttattttatattcaatatcttttaaaaaagaaacaaaatattgtcaaattatattatgtttttaaaattaaaaggtaaaaaaaatagtaataattacaaaaaaaatattttacgtcgtcagcataacattaaaccctaaaccctaaattataatcCCTAAACctttaatcctaaacccttggataaactctaaactctaggataaatcctaaactctaggataaatcctaaactctaaatcaaaatcactatacactaaaacattcaagcgtttagggtttagggttttagtgttttttatttagagtttaggatttatccaagggtttagggtttacccaagggtttagggtttacccaagggtttagggtttatccaaaggtttagggtttaggatttagggtttagagattaggatttagagtttagtgttttgttgagaatattaaaaatatatattttttaattcttttttctgtaaccattatctttttttacttttttattttaaaaacataatataatttgagaatattttgtttccttttttaaaagatatcgaatttgaaataatgaaatcctattggttggtgaacctagaggttcaccctagggggtgaacccaagaatgacTCTTAAAACAATGGTGAAGAGGTGCCGCATGTTTGTATAGAAAACGATCATCATCTAAGAATCTTCatcacaaaaatgtttttttttttttgccaagtaTTTAATTATTCCTATATGTGTCTTCTAAGGGTGAATGACGAATCTGTTGATACAGTTGGCagcatgatttttttattaagaactAATTGTAGTTTCtttcataatttgtatttttaaataaaaaaacatattttactaataatgtttatatttgttttatcagAGTTTTGTAactataaaatgaataaaaatatctttatttagtacttatataaaattatatagatatagattattaatttatgattatgatgggactatatattaatttggaaCAAATATTAAGCAATTCAATTAGATTCTTGCAAACCGGGGGAAAAGGAGTGGCCGGTCATGTCGTCTGTATTTTTACCTTTTCCCAAGTTTTTAAAACGTTTCGTAGcaataaacaaaaatcaaaacgtAGCATTTCATTTACATATTTGGAATCTTATCAAATAagatgtaacttttttttttgtgcacttcaaatttaataagatgtaaatagtcaaaaatatatatatatataaaacataatttgtattttatatttgttttattaaagttttggattaaagtattaaattaatatatcaatactaataatgtTTTTGATTCAAAAATGTACTTGTAAATTCAAAATTCCTCCCATAAGCGGAGGATCTTTGGCGGTTGGTTTGACCATGGTATTGAGGAACAATCAATCCTTAAACAAAggaaagaatatttaaatgttaGGCAAAGTGAAATGGTTGATAATAAAACATAGTGAAAAAAGTCTCAACGGATAAAATGGAACCATGAGATTAATTACaaactaaaatcttataaagccaaaaaaaaactaaatattttatatgaccGATAGATGTGAACTACAATTGTAGTAGCTTAGCAGGCAGGAACtattatattaaatcaattttttttggcgGAGACCAATAGCTAAAGACGGAAGATTGTCGGTCTATGTTTAATCTTAACCAACTAAAATCTTATACGTTTGTTCGCACAGATTATCAATATTAatctattattaaaacaattgaaaataaACAGTGGAAGGTGAGCCAAACCCCACGTCCCCAACCGCATACGGACTTAACTATCCAACTCTTAAACATATCACTTATGCCAAGAAATTGACAAAATTGTGACATTCAAATATTGACTTACACAAAATCTTGAACGGTTGGCGGTGGTGGTTTTTTTTCAGAGTGAGAGGGGATGAATATATGGTCTTCAGATTAGAGTTCTTGATCCTAATGGtagaatatatgttatttaattttcaatgaATACAGTAGGCATTTTTGGCATGAAATATAACGATTTCCTAAATTAAATTGTTCACAAGCTATAAGAATATTAAGTATGGGGCAAGTTAAAGTTtgtaaaaatcgattttgatttaGGATGGCAAAGATGTGGTAGCTAGAAGACTAATAATCAACAATCAATGCATGCATTGTTTTATTATGATGTAACTGGAGTTGAACTGGGTTAAACCGTGACTCTTCGCATATTTTAAtggttggtttttttttttaagtccagTCCAGAATGACATGGCATAATGGTTGGTTCTGATTATTTTGTTCATGTGGCAAGGCTTGGGAGGCTAGGATTTagctccttttatatagtaggattacAACTAAAAATCTTAGAGCATGAGCATTGGTGAACCCCCCATTGGGGTTCacccaattttttaaatattttttggtggGGCCATAAATAGTTATGAACCTGTATTTGTTGTTTTCTGCATTAGTGAACCCGAAGAAGGAGTTCataggaataaaataaaaatataaattaaaaaaaaaagaaaatttcgaaataattcagaatacatgaataaaatagtaaaatatattataaaattatgaaaaatttttattcaatacattaagagtagattacataaatagagaaattcaaaaacatacaaagcttattcatcttcatcaccaaacttttgccaaatattttccactaaatcagctttcaatCGAGCATGCGTCTCTAAATCTCGAACTTCTCTGCGGATGCCTAACATATCACCGACATGAATACTATCTCTCGTTCTGACCCTTGAACTTCTGCTGGACTCTCCTGACTCAAACTCAGACGTATTAATTTGAGCGTATCCGTGTCGTTCgttctctactatcatattgtgcaatatgacacaagtTTTCATTATCTTTCCTATCTTTGCCTTGTCCCATTGTTTAGCTGGGTTTTTAACAATTGCAAACCTCGATTgtaatactccaaaagcccgttcgacatcttttctggcGGATTCTTGTTTTTCAGCAAATTTCTCGGCTTTAcgaccttgaggaagtgggatggattggataaatgttgcccaatttggataaattccgtcagtaagatagtaggccatacgataagtgtggttgttgaccttgaacttaactttaggtgctcgaccatgtaagatgtcatcaaaaacatgtGACCGATctagaacattgatatcgttgagggtacctggtaagccgaaaaatgcgtgccatatccaaagatcttgtgatgcaacagcttctaagacaattgtcggctttcctgaaccacgtgtgaactgacctttccaagccgttgggcagtttttccactcccagtgcatacagtcgatgctgccTATCATCCCCGGAAACCCCCGTACCTCTCCAACATCGAGtaatcgttgaagatcctcGGGTGTAGGCTTgcgtagatactcatctccaaacaactgtaTTATTGCATCAGTGAAATTTGCCAAACATAAACGTGATGTACtgtcaccaagtcggagatattcgtcatatgTATCTCCCGACTGACCATATGCGAGCATACGTATagctgccgtacacttttgaagGGGAGAAAGCCCGTACCTTCCCGCAGCATCTCTTGTTTGCTGAAAGTATGGAACTTCACTACTTAGACGCtcgacaatgcgaaggaacagtggtttgttcattcgaaaacgccTCCTAAACATTTCAGGTGGGTATGTAGGATTTTCCATGAAATAGTCTTTCCATAGTTGATTGTGTCCTCGCTCTCGatctctttcgatataagctcgttTCTTCCGGTAGTTGGTTTGACCATCAACTACTGTGTCTATGAAATTATCAACAACTTCGTCGACCATTTCATCAAAAGCTTTATCTGCTTCATCgcttgatgaggaagacattgtTGATGATATTTATTGATCTTTTTCTTGCTACAAAAGAAGAACTtatagttaaatttttttaaatggtggtcattttttttcttttctatatggtatgtttatctttttaataattgttttttggattttaaagttatagttcgatttttttttcataaactatagggagtataatattttttcatataatccatcttttttcttttctatatggtatgtttatctttttaataattgttttttggattttgaagttatagttcatttttttttcataaactatagggagtataatattttttcatataatccatcttttttcttttctatatggtatgtttatctttttaaaCTATAGGGAGTTTGTATAAAGTTATAGAAATGGAATTCATTTTTTCATTGTTTCATTGCCTCATAAAACTATAGGGAGTTTGTATAAAGTTATAGAAATGGAATTCATTTTTTCATTGTTTCATTGcctcataaaaacaaaagaaaagtttgTATTTTACCTCTATGGATTGGTTTTTGACAAGTAGAGGTGGTGATGTCGATGCAATCGTGGTGAACCCCCGTGGTGATGGATGAGAAGTGGTGAAGTTTTGGTGAAGTTTTGGTGAAGTTTTGGTGAAGTGGTGAAGTTTTGGTGAAGTTTTTGACAAGTAGAAGTTTATCAACGAAGTTTACAAGTTTAGAA includes:
- the LOC125600347 gene encoding putative nuclease HARBI1, giving the protein MSSSSSDEADKAFDEMVDEVVDNFIDTVVDGQTNYRKKRAYIERDRERGHNQLWKDYFMENPTYPPEMFRRRFRMNKPLFLRIVERLSSEVPYFQQTRDAAGRYGLSPLQKCTAAIRMLAYGQSGDTYDEYLRLGDSTSRLCLANFTDAIIQLFGDEYLRKPTPEDLQRLLDVGEVRGFPGMIGSIDCMHWEWKNCPTAWKGQFTRGSGKPTIVLEAVASQDLWIWHAFFGLPGTLNDINVLDRSHVFDDILHGRAPKVKFKVNNHTYRMAYYLTDGIYPNWATFIQSIPLPQGRKAEKFAEKQESARKDVERAFGVLQSRFAIVKNPAKQWDKAKIGKIMKTCVILHNMIVENERHGYAQINTSEFESGESSRSSRD
- the LOC125600346 gene encoding protein JAZ13-like; its protein translation is MENCSLDLCLSSVTSSLQSCRRDSKVSQSLATRTKEINAFYSGRVREYDLVEIQIRAVIEMASKERDITALELAPVRLESPLVFSVKRSVERFLEKRKKRSKYVATPYSYTCSSTSSSSSHHF